One segment of Bacteroides caecimuris DNA contains the following:
- the uvrB gene encoding excinuclease ABC subunit UvrB, with the protein MNYELTSAYKPTGDQPEAIAQLTEGVLQGVPAQTLLGVTGSGKTFTIANVIANINKPTLILSHNKTLAAQLYSEFKGFFPNNAVEYYVSYYDYYQPEAYLPSSDTYIEKDLAINDEIDKLRLAATSALLSGRKDVVVVSSVSCIYGMGNPSDFYKNVIEIERGRMMDRNVFLRRLVDSLYVRNDIDLNRGNFRVKGDTVDIYLAYTDNLLRVTFWGDEIDGIEEVDPITGVTIAPFDAYKIYPANLFMTTKEATLRAIHEIEDDLTKQVAFFESIGKEYEAKRLYERVTYDMEMIRELGHCSGIENYSRYFDGRAAGTRPYCLLDFFPDDFLIVIDESHVSVPQIRAMYGGDRARKINLVEYGFRLPAAMDNRPLKFEEFQEMAKQVIYVSATPADYELIQSEGIVVEQVIRPTGLLDPVIEVRPSLNQIDDLMEEIQLRIEKEERVLVTTLTKRMAEELAEYLLNNNVRCNYIHSDVDTLERVKIMDDLRQGIYDVLIGVNLLREGLDLPEVSLVAILDADKEGFLRSHRSLTQTAGRAARNVNGKVIMYADRMTDSMKLTIDETNRRREKQLAYNEANGITPQQIKKARNLSVFGNAKETDELLKERHAYVEPSTPNIAADPVVQYMSKAQMEKSIERTRKQMQEAAKKLEFIEAAQYRDELLKLEDLMKEKWG; encoded by the coding sequence TGATCGCCAATATCAATAAACCTACGTTGATTTTGAGCCATAACAAGACATTGGCTGCCCAGCTCTATAGTGAGTTTAAAGGTTTCTTCCCCAATAACGCGGTAGAATATTACGTTTCTTATTATGACTATTATCAGCCGGAAGCCTATCTCCCGAGCAGTGATACTTATATAGAGAAAGATCTTGCCATCAATGACGAAATCGACAAGCTTCGACTCGCGGCCACTTCTGCCCTACTCTCCGGACGAAAAGACGTGGTAGTGGTTTCTTCCGTATCTTGTATCTACGGTATGGGAAATCCTTCGGACTTCTACAAAAATGTCATTGAAATTGAACGGGGGCGGATGATGGACCGTAATGTCTTTTTACGTCGTCTGGTAGACAGCTTGTATGTCCGCAATGATATTGACTTGAACCGTGGAAATTTCCGCGTTAAAGGTGATACTGTGGATATCTATCTGGCTTATACCGACAATCTGCTCCGTGTCACCTTCTGGGGGGATGAGATTGATGGTATAGAAGAGGTAGACCCGATCACAGGAGTCACCATTGCCCCATTCGACGCCTATAAGATTTATCCTGCCAATTTGTTTATGACGACCAAAGAGGCTACTCTCCGTGCTATCCACGAAATAGAAGATGACCTGACCAAACAAGTGGCATTCTTCGAGTCTATCGGTAAAGAATATGAAGCCAAACGACTATATGAACGGGTGACTTACGATATGGAAATGATACGGGAGTTAGGGCATTGCTCCGGAATTGAGAATTATTCCCGTTATTTCGACGGTCGTGCTGCCGGCACTCGTCCTTATTGTCTGCTCGATTTCTTTCCAGACGATTTTCTGATTGTCATTGACGAAAGCCACGTAAGTGTACCTCAAATCCGTGCGATGTACGGAGGAGACCGTGCACGTAAAATCAATCTGGTGGAATATGGTTTCCGATTGCCTGCGGCTATGGACAACCGTCCGTTGAAATTCGAAGAGTTTCAGGAAATGGCGAAACAGGTAATTTACGTCAGTGCCACACCGGCAGATTATGAATTGATTCAGTCTGAAGGTATCGTCGTAGAGCAGGTGATTCGTCCAACGGGACTGCTTGATCCTGTCATCGAAGTGCGCCCGAGCCTTAATCAGATTGACGACTTAATGGAAGAAATCCAGCTCCGCATTGAAAAGGAAGAACGCGTACTCGTCACCACACTAACCAAACGAATGGCAGAAGAACTGGCAGAGTATCTTCTTAATAATAATGTAAGATGTAACTATATCCATAGTGATGTCGATACATTGGAACGTGTGAAGATTATGGATGATCTCCGGCAAGGAATCTATGATGTGCTTATCGGAGTCAACCTGCTTCGTGAAGGACTCGATCTTCCGGAAGTGTCGCTCGTTGCTATTCTTGATGCTGACAAAGAAGGATTCCTCCGCTCCCACCGTTCACTGACGCAAACCGCAGGACGTGCTGCCCGTAATGTAAACGGCAAGGTAATCATGTATGCAGACAGAATGACGGATAGCATGAAACTGACGATTGACGAAACCAATCGCCGCCGGGAAAAACAGTTGGCATACAATGAAGCAAACGGGATTACTCCGCAGCAGATTAAGAAGGCCAGAAACTTGTCAGTATTCGGCAATGCCAAAGAGACGGATGAATTGCTGAAAGAAAGACATGCTTATGTAGAACCTTCTACTCCGAACATTGCAGCAGATCCGGTAGTGCAGTATATGAGTAAAGCGCAAATGGAAAAGAGTATCGAACGTACTCGCAAACAGATGCAGGAAGCAGCCAAGAAACTCGAATTTATTGAAGCTGCACAATATCGTGACGAATTGTTGAAACTGGAAGACTTGATGAAAGAGAAATGGGGATAA
- a CDS encoding SGNH/GDSL hydrolase family protein — MDKRRLSQWMLLAVVCLSFSIGESYAQKNDFGNLARYSKQNAALPQATKKDKRVVFMGNSITEGWVRTHPDFFKSNGYIGRGIGGQTSYQFLLRFREDVINLSPALVVINAGTNDVAENTQAYNEDYTFGNIVSMVELAKANKIKVILTSVLPAAAFKWRMEIKDAPQKIKSLNDRIEAYAKANKIPFVNYYKAMVDENQALNSQYTKDGVHPTSDGYDIMEPLIKAAIEKAL; from the coding sequence ATGGATAAAAGAAGATTGAGCCAATGGATGTTATTGGCTGTTGTTTGCTTGAGTTTCTCAATAGGAGAAAGCTATGCACAGAAAAATGATTTTGGAAATTTAGCTCGTTATTCAAAACAAAATGCTGCACTTCCACAAGCAACGAAGAAAGACAAACGAGTTGTGTTTATGGGAAATTCCATTACAGAAGGCTGGGTACGTACTCATCCGGACTTTTTCAAATCAAACGGTTACATCGGTCGTGGAATCGGTGGGCAGACTTCCTATCAATTCTTGTTACGTTTTCGGGAAGACGTGATTAATCTTTCTCCTGCTTTAGTGGTGATTAATGCCGGAACCAATGATGTTGCCGAAAACACACAAGCTTATAATGAAGATTATACATTTGGAAACATCGTTTCTATGGTAGAATTGGCAAAAGCAAATAAGATAAAAGTAATTCTGACTTCCGTATTGCCTGCCGCTGCGTTTAAATGGAGAATGGAAATAAAAGATGCTCCACAGAAAATAAAATCTTTAAATGACCGGATAGAGGCTTATGCAAAGGCTAATAAGATTCCGTTTGTTAATTATTATAAGGCAATGGTGGATGAAAATCAGGCCTTGAATTCCCAATATACTAAAGATGGAGTACATCCGACAAGTGATGGGTATGATATAATGGAGCCGTTGATTAAAGCCGCTATTGAGAAAGCACTCTAA
- a CDS encoding vancomycin high temperature exclusion protein: protein MKRKLLYATLIIAILCVISIIVCNRTIKKHTVSKLYTEVGIIPSNKVGLLLGTSPKLKNGNNNLYFDYRILAAVELYKAGKIKYILISGDNRKKDYNEPEEMKKALIQKGVPAKFIYLDYAGFRTLDSVVRAKEVFGQNQLTIISQRFHNERAIYLAEKNGIDAIGYNAQNVNAYAGLKTNIRELFARVKMFIDLGIDKQPHFLGEKIYIGSNHETINSTQ from the coding sequence ATGAAACGCAAACTACTTTATGCCACTCTAATAATAGCCATTCTGTGTGTTATCAGTATTATTGTATGCAACAGAACGATCAAGAAGCATACAGTCTCCAAATTATATACGGAAGTGGGTATTATCCCCTCCAACAAGGTAGGATTACTCCTTGGGACTTCTCCCAAATTGAAAAATGGAAACAATAACTTATATTTCGATTATCGTATTCTTGCAGCAGTAGAGCTATATAAAGCAGGGAAAATTAAATATATCCTTATTAGCGGCGATAACCGTAAAAAGGATTACAATGAACCGGAAGAAATGAAAAAGGCACTCATACAAAAAGGCGTTCCTGCAAAATTCATTTATTTAGATTATGCCGGATTCCGGACTCTCGACTCTGTTGTACGTGCCAAAGAAGTGTTTGGACAGAATCAACTGACTATCATTTCCCAGCGTTTCCATAACGAACGAGCCATCTACCTTGCCGAGAAAAATGGAATAGACGCTATCGGCTATAATGCCCAGAATGTAAATGCTTATGCCGGACTGAAAACTAATATCCGCGAATTGTTCGCAAGAGTGAAAATGTTTATAGATTTAGGTATAGATAAGCAACCTCATTTCTTAGGAGAAAAGATTTATATTGGAAGCAATCATGAAACAATAAATTCAACTCAATGA
- a CDS encoding type II toxin-antitoxin system RelE/ParE family toxin yields the protein MKVREVITYKEYFDDFFKKQPQKVRDKIIRVLDIIEQIDRIPTTYLKYIEGTNGLFEVRVQLGNNIFRIFCFFDGNKLVVLLSGFQKKTQKTPPEEIKRAERLMTDYYKEKEKEILE from the coding sequence ATGAAAGTAAGAGAAGTCATAACATATAAAGAATATTTTGATGATTTCTTCAAGAAACAACCACAGAAGGTTCGCGATAAAATCATCAGAGTGCTAGATATTATTGAGCAAATAGACCGAATCCCAACGACATATCTAAAATACATAGAAGGTACTAATGGACTATTTGAGGTTCGCGTGCAACTAGGCAATAATATCTTCCGCATTTTTTGTTTCTTTGACGGTAATAAATTGGTTGTTTTGTTAAGTGGCTTTCAGAAAAAGACACAAAAAACACCACCAGAAGAAATAAAAAGAGCAGAACGGCTTATGACCGACTATTATAAAGAAAAAGAAAAGGAGATTTTAGAATGA
- a CDS encoding helix-turn-helix transcriptional regulator produces MNTKTLDQIKNEYYGEVGAPERDRLERELEALRIGFKIRSAREKLDMTQAELASRIDKKRTFISKVENDGENITLKTLFDIVERGLGGKLNIEVQL; encoded by the coding sequence ATGAATACAAAGACATTAGACCAAATCAAAAATGAGTATTACGGTGAAGTTGGAGCACCGGAACGAGACAGGCTTGAGCGAGAACTTGAGGCTTTGCGCATTGGCTTTAAGATACGAAGTGCCAGAGAAAAATTAGATATGACACAAGCAGAGCTTGCAAGTCGCATTGACAAGAAACGTACATTCATATCAAAAGTCGAAAACGATGGAGAAAATATTACTCTTAAAACATTATTTGATATTGTAGAACGTGGACTTGGTGGAAAATTAAATATCGAAGTGCAATTATAA
- a CDS encoding mannose-1-phosphate guanylyltransferase, with the protein MDNHVVIMAGGIGSRFWPMSTPECPKQFIDVMGCGRSLIQLTADRFDGVCPRENMWVVTSEKYIDIVREQLPEIPESNILAEPCARNTAPCIAFACWKIKKKHPYANIVVTPSDALVIDTSEFRRVMEKALRFTDDSSAIVTIGIRPTRPETGYGYIAAANQLQTDKEIYTVDAFKEKPDKETAEKYLAEGNFFWNAGIFVWNVRTITSVMRVYAPGIAQIFDRIFPDFYTEKENETIKKLFPTCESISIDYAVMEKAEAIYVLPASFGWSDLGTWGALRGLLPQDKSGNATVGTDIRLYDSKNCIVHASEEKRVVVQGLDGYIIAEKDNTLLICKLEEEQRIKEFSK; encoded by the coding sequence ATGGATAATCATGTTGTAATAATGGCTGGTGGCATAGGGAGCCGTTTCTGGCCGATGAGCACTCCGGAATGTCCTAAACAATTTATTGATGTAATGGGATGTGGCCGATCACTGATTCAATTGACGGCAGACCGGTTTGATGGTGTTTGCCCCAGAGAAAATATGTGGGTGGTAACTTCTGAAAAATACATTGATATTGTTCGGGAGCAGTTGCCGGAAATTCCGGAAAGTAATATTTTAGCGGAACCCTGTGCACGAAATACGGCACCTTGTATCGCGTTTGCTTGCTGGAAAATCAAAAAGAAGCATCCCTATGCTAACATTGTAGTAACTCCTTCGGATGCATTAGTCATCGATACGAGCGAGTTCCGTAGAGTGATGGAGAAAGCACTTCGTTTTACGGATGATAGCAGTGCTATTGTCACAATAGGTATTCGGCCAACTCGTCCGGAGACAGGCTACGGATATATTGCTGCTGCCAACCAACTTCAAACAGATAAAGAAATTTATACAGTAGACGCATTCAAGGAAAAACCCGATAAAGAGACAGCAGAAAAGTATTTGGCGGAAGGTAATTTCTTCTGGAATGCGGGAATCTTTGTGTGGAACGTGCGTACTATCACTTCCGTGATGCGTGTATATGCTCCGGGTATCGCACAGATTTTTGACCGTATTTTCCCGGATTTCTATACGGAAAAAGAAAATGAAACAATCAAAAAGTTATTCCCGACTTGCGAAAGTATTTCTATCGACTATGCGGTGATGGAAAAAGCGGAGGCAATTTACGTGTTACCGGCTTCTTTCGGCTGGTCGGATTTAGGCACATGGGGAGCACTTCGCGGTCTTTTACCACAAGATAAATCGGGAAATGCTACGGTAGGAACCGATATACGTTTGTATGACAGTAAGAATTGTATTGTGCATGCCAGCGAAGAAAAACGAGTTGTTGTTCAAGGACTGGATGGATATATCATCGCAGAGAAAGATAATACATTACTGATTTGTAAACTGGAAGAGGAACAACGGATTAAAGAGTTCTCGAAATAA
- the carB gene encoding carbamoyl-phosphate synthase (glutamine-hydrolyzing) large subunit has protein sequence MKENIKKVLLLGSGALKIGEAGEFDYSGSQALKALKEEGIETILINPNIATVQTSEGVADQIYFLPVTPYFVEKVIQKEKPEGIMLAFGGQTALNCGVALYKEGILEKYNVKVLGTPVQAIMDTEDRELFVQKLNEINVKTIKSEAVENVEAARRAAKELGYPVIVRAAYALGGLGSGFCDNEEQLDILVEKAFSFSPQVLVEKSLRGWKEVEYEVVRDRFDNCITVCNMENFDPLGIHTGESIVIAPSQTLTNKEYHKLRELAIRIIRHIGIVGECNVQYAFDPESEDYRVIEVNARLSRSSALASKATGYPLAFVAAKLGLGYGLFDLKNSVTKTTSAFFEPALDYVVCKIPRWDLGKFHGVDKELGSSMKSVGEVMAIGRTFEEAIQKGLRMIGQGMHGFVENKELVIQDIDKALRDPTDKRIFVISKAFRAGYTIDQVHELTKIDKWFLQKLMNIMQTSEELHSWGNNHKQIADLPNELLRKAKVQGFSDFQVARAIGYEGDMEDGILYVRKHRKEAGILPVVKQIDTLAAEYPAQTNYLYLTYSGVANDVHYLGDHKSIVVLGSGAYRIGSSVEFDWCGVQALNTIRKEGWRSVMINYNPETVSTDYDMCDRLYFDELTFERVMDILELENPHGVIVSTGGQIPNNLALRLDAQHINILGTSAKSIDNAEDREKFSAMLDRIGVDQPRWRELTSMDDIQEFVEEVGFPVLVRPSYVLSGAAMNVCSNQEELERFLKLAANVSKKHPVVVSQFIEHAKEVEMDAVAQNGEIVAYAISEHIEFAGVHSGDATIQFPPQKLYVETVRRIKRISREIAKALNISGPFNIQYLAKDNDIKVIECNLRASRSFPFVSKVLKINFIELATKVMLGLPVEKPEKNLFELDYVGIKASQFSFNRLQKADPVLGVDMASTGEVGCIGMDTSCAVLKAMLSVGYRIPKKNILLSTGTMKQKADMMDAARMLVNKGYKLFATGGTHKALAESGIENTHVYWPSEEGHPQALEMLHSKEIDMVVNIPKNLTSGELSNGYKIRRAAIDLNIPLITNARLASAFINAFCTMTVDDIAIKSWAEYK, from the coding sequence ATGAAAGAAAATATAAAGAAAGTATTGCTGTTGGGTTCCGGTGCCCTGAAGATCGGTGAGGCCGGTGAGTTTGACTATTCCGGTTCGCAGGCACTCAAAGCCTTGAAAGAAGAAGGCATTGAAACGATTCTTATCAATCCTAATATTGCTACGGTACAAACGTCCGAAGGAGTGGCGGATCAAATCTACTTCCTCCCGGTGACTCCGTATTTCGTAGAGAAAGTGATTCAGAAAGAAAAACCGGAAGGCATTATGCTGGCGTTCGGTGGTCAGACAGCCTTGAACTGTGGAGTGGCATTGTATAAGGAAGGTATTCTTGAAAAATATAATGTAAAAGTACTTGGTACTCCGGTACAGGCCATTATGGATACCGAGGATCGTGAACTTTTCGTTCAGAAATTGAATGAAATCAATGTAAAGACCATTAAGAGTGAAGCCGTAGAAAATGTGGAAGCTGCGCGTCGCGCAGCAAAAGAACTGGGTTATCCGGTAATTGTTCGTGCTGCTTACGCTTTGGGTGGTTTGGGCTCCGGTTTCTGTGATAACGAAGAGCAACTGGATATTCTTGTAGAAAAAGCGTTCTCTTTCTCTCCGCAGGTATTGGTGGAGAAATCACTTCGTGGTTGGAAAGAAGTGGAATATGAAGTGGTACGTGACCGTTTCGACAACTGTATCACCGTTTGTAATATGGAAAACTTCGACCCTCTGGGTATTCATACCGGTGAATCTATCGTTATTGCTCCGTCACAAACGCTTACGAACAAAGAATATCATAAACTCCGGGAACTGGCAATACGTATCATCCGCCACATCGGTATTGTGGGCGAATGTAATGTACAATATGCCTTCGACCCCGAATCCGAAGATTATCGGGTGATTGAAGTAAATGCCCGTCTTTCCCGCTCATCGGCTTTGGCATCTAAGGCAACGGGTTATCCGCTGGCTTTCGTTGCGGCCAAATTGGGACTGGGTTACGGACTCTTCGACCTGAAGAACTCTGTAACAAAGACTACTTCTGCTTTCTTCGAACCGGCACTGGATTATGTTGTATGTAAGATTCCACGTTGGGATTTGGGTAAATTCCACGGTGTAGATAAAGAATTGGGATCTTCTATGAAATCTGTCGGTGAGGTGATGGCTATCGGACGCACGTTTGAAGAAGCGATTCAGAAAGGGCTCCGCATGATAGGACAGGGGATGCATGGTTTTGTAGAAAACAAGGAGCTGGTTATTCAGGATATTGACAAGGCTTTGCGCGACCCGACTGATAAACGTATTTTTGTTATCTCGAAGGCTTTTCGTGCCGGCTATACCATCGATCAGGTACACGAACTGACTAAGATTGATAAATGGTTCCTTCAGAAATTGATGAATATCATGCAGACTTCCGAAGAACTGCATAGCTGGGGAAATAATCACAAACAGATTGCCGATCTGCCAAACGAACTGCTTCGTAAAGCCAAGGTTCAAGGTTTCTCTGATTTCCAGGTTGCCCGTGCCATCGGCTACGAAGGTGATATGGAGGATGGTATTCTTTATGTCCGCAAACATCGTAAAGAGGCGGGTATTCTTCCGGTAGTGAAGCAGATCGATACTTTGGCTGCCGAATATCCGGCACAAACCAATTATCTGTATCTTACTTATAGCGGCGTGGCAAATGATGTTCATTATTTGGGCGATCATAAATCCATTGTCGTATTAGGGTCTGGTGCTTATCGTATCGGTTCTTCCGTAGAATTTGACTGGTGCGGTGTGCAGGCTTTGAATACTATTCGTAAAGAAGGATGGCGCAGCGTGATGATTAACTATAATCCTGAAACCGTATCTACGGACTACGATATGTGCGATCGCTTGTACTTCGACGAATTGACTTTTGAACGTGTGATGGATATTCTGGAGCTTGAGAATCCGCATGGGGTAATTGTATCTACCGGCGGTCAGATTCCAAATAATCTTGCTTTGCGTCTGGATGCACAGCATATCAATATCCTTGGCACAAGTGCCAAGAGCATTGACAACGCTGAAGATCGTGAGAAATTCTCTGCCATGCTCGACCGTATCGGTGTAGATCAGCCCCGTTGGCGTGAATTAACATCTATGGATGACATTCAGGAGTTTGTTGAAGAAGTAGGTTTTCCTGTACTTGTCCGTCCTTCTTATGTACTTTCGGGAGCTGCAATGAATGTTTGTTCCAATCAGGAAGAACTGGAACGTTTCCTGAAACTGGCAGCCAATGTCTCGAAAAAACATCCGGTAGTAGTAAGTCAGTTTATTGAACATGCCAAGGAAGTAGAAATGGATGCTGTGGCGCAGAATGGCGAAATTGTGGCATACGCTATTAGTGAGCATATCGAATTTGCAGGAGTACACTCCGGTGACGCGACTATTCAGTTCCCGCCACAGAAGCTATATGTAGAAACTGTTCGCCGTATCAAGCGTATCAGCCGTGAGATTGCCAAGGCTTTGAATATCTCCGGTCCGTTTAATATTCAGTATCTGGCAAAAGACAACGATATCAAGGTGATTGAATGTAACTTGCGTGCCAGTCGTTCTTTCCCATTTGTCAGCAAGGTACTGAAGATTAATTTTATCGAACTGGCAACTAAGGTTATGCTCGGCCTGCCTGTCGAAAAACCGGAAAAGAATCTTTTCGAACTGGACTATGTGGGAATCAAGGCTTCACAGTTCTCCTTCAACCGTTTGCAGAAAGCGGATCCGGTGTTGGGGGTAGATATGGCTTCCACTGGTGAAGTAGGTTGTATTGGTATGGATACTTCTTGTGCCGTATTGAAAGCAATGCTTTCTGTAGGCTATCGTATTCCGAAGAAGAATATCTTGCTTTCCACGGGTACCATGAAGCAAAAAGCGGATATGATGGATGCAGCCCGTATGTTGGTGAATAAGGGATATAAACTCTTTGCAACGGGCGGTACACATAAAGCGCTTGCCGAGAGCGGTATTGAGAATACTCATGTTTATTGGCCGAGTGAAGAGGGACATCCGCAGGCGTTGGAGATGCTTCATAGTAAGGAAATAGATATGGTAGTTAATATACCGAAGAACTTGACTTCCGGAGAATTAAGTAATGGGTATAAAATCCGTCGTGCTGCCATCGATTTAAATATTCCGTTGATTACGAACGCTCGTCTGGCTAGTGCATTTATCAATGCATTCTGTACGATGACTGTGGATGATATAGCTATCAAGAGTTGGGCAGAATATAAATAA
- the carA gene encoding glutamine-hydrolyzing carbamoyl-phosphate synthase small subunit produces the protein MRNVTLILDDGSRFSGKSFGYEKPVAGEVVFNTAMTGYPESLTDPSYAGQLMTLTYPLVGNYGVPPFTIEPNGLATFMESEKIHAEAIIVSDYSYEYSHWNAVESLGDWLKREKVPGITGIDTRELTKVLREHGVMMGKIVFDEVENEELNMEDYESINYVDRVSCKEITSYLPDGTSHSFPLTTPIEQLNSQLSSFNSQLKKVVLVDCGVKTNIIRCLLKRNVEVIRVPWDYDYNGLEFDGLFISNGPGDPDTCDAAVQNIRKAMSNEKLPIFGICMGNQLLSKAGGAKIYKLKYGHRSHNQPVRMVGTERCFITSQNHGYAVDNKTLSADWEPLFINMNDGSNEGIKHKRNPWFSAQFHPEAASGPTDTEFLFDEFVKLL, from the coding sequence ATGAGAAATGTGACATTAATCCTTGACGACGGGAGCCGGTTTTCCGGTAAGTCGTTTGGCTACGAGAAGCCGGTGGCGGGCGAAGTAGTGTTTAATACTGCCATGACCGGATATCCGGAGAGCCTCACTGACCCTTCATACGCCGGACAGTTGATGACGCTTACCTATCCTTTGGTAGGTAACTACGGTGTTCCTCCTTTTACTATCGAGCCGAATGGACTTGCCACTTTCATGGAAAGTGAGAAGATCCACGCGGAAGCGATTATCGTAAGTGACTATTCTTATGAATACAGCCATTGGAATGCTGTGGAGAGCCTCGGTGATTGGTTGAAACGCGAAAAGGTTCCTGGTATCACGGGCATTGACACACGCGAGTTGACGAAAGTTCTTCGTGAACATGGAGTAATGATGGGGAAAATCGTTTTCGATGAAGTTGAGAATGAAGAATTGAACATGGAAGATTATGAAAGTATTAATTATGTAGACAGAGTAAGCTGCAAAGAAATAACCTCTTATCTTCCCGACGGAACCTCCCATTCTTTCCCATTAACGACTCCTATTGAGCAACTCAACTCTCAACTTTCAAGTTTTAACTCACAACTTAAGAAAGTGGTTTTGGTAGATTGCGGTGTGAAGACTAATATCATTCGTTGTCTGCTGAAACGTAATGTTGAGGTGATTCGTGTTCCTTGGGATTATGATTATAACGGACTCGAATTTGACGGACTGTTTATTTCTAACGGACCGGGTGACCCGGATACTTGTGATGCCGCGGTGCAGAATATCCGTAAGGCAATGTCAAACGAGAAACTGCCTATCTTCGGAATCTGCATGGGTAACCAACTGCTTTCAAAAGCGGGAGGAGCCAAGATTTATAAATTGAAATACGGTCACCGTAGCCATAACCAACCGGTGCGTATGGTAGGCACTGAACGTTGCTTCATCACTTCGCAAAATCACGGTTATGCCGTAGACAATAAAACGTTGAGTGCAGATTGGGAACCGTTATTTATTAATATGAATGATGGCTCTAACGAAGGAATCAAGCATAAAAGAAACCCTTGGTTTTCTGCACAATTCCATCCGGAAGCAGCGAGTGGACCTACGGATACGGAATTCCTGTTCGACGAATTTGTAAAACTATTATAA